A window of Polycladomyces subterraneus contains these coding sequences:
- a CDS encoding acyl-CoA dehydrogenase, with amino-acid sequence MDFAYSDRVKEYQERLLRFMEEVVYPAERIYVEQLRESPTRWVVPPVMEEMKAKAKEAGLWNLFLPESDKGAGLKNLEYAPLCEIMGRSPIAPEVFNCSAPDTGNMEVLERYGTEEQKEKWLIPLLNGEIRSCFSMTEPDVASSDATNIQTTIRRDGDEYVINGRKWWSSGAGDPRCKVAIVMGKSNPDAPKHQQHSMIIVPLDTPGVRIERMLPVFGYDDAPHGHAEITYDNVRVPASNIIWGEGKGFAIAQGRLGPGRIHHCMRLIGAAERALELMVRRVKERVAFGKPLSEQGVIREWIADSRIEIEQARLLTLKAAYMMDTVGNKVAKKEIAMIKVVAPNMALKVIDRAIQAFGAAGVSEDFPLAFMWANARTLRLADGPDEVHRRAIARLELSGE; translated from the coding sequence ATGGACTTCGCGTATTCCGATCGGGTGAAGGAGTATCAAGAACGGTTGCTTCGCTTTATGGAGGAGGTGGTGTACCCGGCAGAACGGATCTATGTGGAACAGCTGCGGGAGAGCCCCACGCGGTGGGTCGTCCCGCCGGTGATGGAGGAGATGAAGGCGAAGGCAAAGGAGGCCGGACTGTGGAACCTGTTTCTGCCGGAGAGCGACAAAGGGGCGGGTTTAAAAAACCTGGAGTACGCCCCTCTGTGCGAGATCATGGGCCGCTCCCCCATCGCCCCCGAGGTGTTTAACTGCTCCGCCCCGGACACGGGCAACATGGAGGTCTTGGAGCGCTATGGGACCGAGGAGCAGAAGGAGAAGTGGCTCATCCCCCTGTTAAACGGGGAGATCCGTTCGTGCTTTTCCATGACGGAGCCAGATGTGGCCTCTTCAGATGCCACCAACATCCAGACCACCATCCGGCGTGACGGAGACGAGTATGTGATCAACGGGCGAAAGTGGTGGTCCTCCGGTGCCGGCGACCCCCGGTGCAAAGTGGCCATCGTGATGGGCAAGAGCAATCCTGATGCGCCCAAGCACCAACAGCATTCCATGATCATCGTCCCCCTGGACACCCCGGGAGTGCGCATCGAGCGGATGTTGCCGGTGTTTGGTTACGATGACGCCCCCCACGGACATGCGGAGATCACTTATGACAACGTGCGCGTGCCGGCCTCCAACATCATCTGGGGTGAAGGCAAGGGGTTTGCCATCGCCCAGGGTCGCTTGGGGCCAGGGCGGATCCACCACTGCATGCGTCTGATCGGGGCAGCGGAGCGCGCCTTGGAACTGATGGTTCGCCGCGTCAAAGAGCGGGTGGCATTCGGCAAGCCCTTGTCAGAGCAAGGGGTGATTCGGGAGTGGATCGCCGATTCCCGGATCGAGATTGAACAAGCCCGCCTGTTGACGCTGAAAGCAGCGTATATGATGGATACTGTGGGCAACAAAGTGGCGAAAAAGGAGATCGCCATGATCAAAGTAGTCGCTCCCAACATGGCCCTCAAGGTCATCGATCGTGCCATTCAAGCCTTCGGTGCAGCCGGTGTCAGTGAAGATTTTCCCCTCGCCTTCATGTGGGCCAATGCCCGCACCCTGCGTTTGGCCGACGGGCCCGATGAGGTGCACCGCCGGGCCATAGCCCGCCTGGAGCTCA